AGTGGTTCATCCACACCAAACATGACTGAAAAAATTGATCCCCAATTCTGCTGCTGGTGATGGTGTTGATGAGCTTGCTTCTCTGCTTCATGGTCATATATACTGCTAGCAATTACACCAGAGAAAACTAATGAACCTGCAGGATTTGCGAGTGTGAGGAAATTGTACAGAGCCccaaattttttcaaaccaaacaactcgGAGGCAGCAGCTGGCACAATTGCCCAGTGAGCCCCATAGCCAAGTCCAATCAACAACGTGCCAACGTGCATTGCCCCAGGCCACCCCATAGCAAAGAAAAAATGACCTGCTGCCATAATGAGTTGGGCTACAGCCATCGCAATTGGTCTTGGATAAGCATGCTCCCTGTTCATTAAAATCATAAGAATGGATGAGAAGAACAAGTCAAAATAAGAACATTTCTTTTAAGAACAAAATTAAGGCTTCACAAAAATCCAGGAGGGACTGAAATCAACTTGCACCTCACAATAATCTCAGAGAAGTAACCACCACCAATGCGTCCTAGAAAGTTCCAAATGCTGATCATGGACACgaatatatgtgtgttatcagACCCCAATGACTGGCTCATCTGACCCAGATTATCGATCACTGTCAACCCAGATCCAGAACCCAAtagaagtgaaaaaaatataagccAAAAATCTGCTTTAATTAAAGCTTGTGTCAGGGTGAAGTCCTCCCCTCTACGTGGACCTCTCCTCCTCTTCACCCTCACTGCTCCTTCTGCAGCTGCCTGGAATAGTTTCACTTGCAATTGGGCAATTCGCTTTTTCCTTTCTGATGCTGGAAGCAAGTCCACTTCCTTTGGCTTCTCATCTTCCAGCTCACTTAATATAAGCTCACTGGAATCCTGTTGAAGTGTGTCAGGTTCTTGTTTCTGTGGCTCAGGAAGAAGTGTCTGTTCTTCTAAAGCTCTTGGCTCTAGGCAAAAACTCAATGACACAGGAATTGCAATTGGAATCAGAATAaggataaataaaattacgGTAAAAGTTGTTATCACTGTACGGTTCAAATCGACCAGATCTTCAACAAGCATGACCCCCATCAAATACGCAGCCAATAGGAGGCAGACACTATAGATAAACGAGAAACTTCTTCCATCAGTTGGCCGGACTTGCCTGTGACCTCCAACAGGTCTGACAATGAACATTAGGGCAATAACTACCATTGCTGGACCAACTGCAACCATGAATATCAGAGATGCATGATCAGGAGAATGAATCATTGCATAAATCTGAGTCAAAATTGCGCCACTCAATCCAGCAAAGCCTTTTAGAATCCCGACCACAGGACCACGACTTTTTGGGAAGTTTTGCACGCAGGAAACCAGAGCAACTGTATTGAAGTAGGTCTCGCCATTTGTTCCCAGAAATATAAGAATGCACATCTGCATACTGATATCCGTTAATCAAATTTGTCAAGACGGTATATAAGTATGGAAAGTTTGCGAAAAATCACAGACTAATAGAGAATTCGTATTAATATTGAATCTTCAGGATaattaaaaaagggaaaaaaaaattcttgcaCAGAACAAACGTGAGCCACAGGCCCACATGCCAATCCAACTCTCTCAAGAAAATgcacatatttaatatgacgACGAGGAACTAACAGTTAGACAAGAAACCGCACTCAATTCAAATGAagggagagaagaagagaaagagatgAAAGAAACCACATTCACTTAAACTTGCCAAGGCTCATTTAGCAGTAAAACCTTATAAGTTTCAATTGCTCGTGCTCTTGTAGCCTACAGCTCATCATTTAGAGCTCAGGATTAGATCACAGAAGTCAACCTGTTGACAGGCCCACCGGACTTACTATGGGAAAGGTTAGGCAAAATGATAAATCACCTAACTAAAATCAATATCCCTTCAAGCAAGTTAAACTTTAAACAAAATGAAGTTTGGTGGAGATAACACAAAACTCGAGTTCTTTAATCAGCTACTGTAGGCTTGGCTTACGAAGATTTTATGTTCAATTTTAAGTCAGAAAGAGACAGAAACCATTTCTATCACCACATAAGGCGATCTCATGAAGATGCAATTGATTCGTTCTAATAAATCGAAATTACATAAAAAGCTCCACTAAACTATTAGCCACAAGgatttattacatataattgaATATTACTTGGTGCTTCGAAACTGCTTTCCATATAAAAGCAAGAGCTAAGCACAAaagatgtataaaaaaaaagggtcaaAACACCAccttgaagggaaaaaaaaggatTATTTCCAGGGATCAGTATATAATAGCGATATTAATACAGTGGGATGGTAAATCCGTATTTCTGGCACACAAAACGACATATATTTCAAGCACCACCTCCAACTACTAAAATTCTCACTTGATAAACCAACCTTTCTTCTCAATCACACAAACCTAAGAACTACAAAATAAGCTTCATCAAAATATATCGGAAATTGGAATGATCAACTAAATCTGTGATGAATTAGAAATAGGACACGGGAAAAAAAAAGCCATCCTTTGCTTAAAACTCGCTGTGCCAAAATGGCAAAAAAGCTACGCTGGATGGAAAATAAACAAAGCATTCAACTGAAAAGATAAACAAGATACTCACAGCCCATAAAGGCAAAGTGGGAGCTCTTCCAGTGACGACGAGCCAAACCCAGCCATACCCAACAAAGTTCTGGAGAGCACCGAGGAGAAGAGCAGCCCACAGGGGTAAGACCTCACAAAGACTCCCAGCCAAGAACCCAACGCTGTCACCCAAATCCTTGACCACGCCGAGTCTCGCAACCTGCCTCTGGTTATAGCCGAGCGAACTCTTTATTACCGGCGATATGCTCCCGAAAAGGTAACCGATTCCCGCAAACGTTTGCAACCACATTGCCGCCACAAACACCAGCCATCTGTTGCTAAAAAACGACCCCAACCTCTCTCTCCATCGCCAACCGTCCATCTTAATTCACTCACTCGGTGCCTTCTTTCAAAACAACCAAAGCCGCTATCTTTGGCTTATGTTATTCCCTGGATAAGTTAATGATAATTCTTTATAATACAACCaaaccacagagagagagagagagagagagagagagagagagagagagagagagaggagggggggtGACGATGACAATGATGTGATGAATTTGGACAGCGAACGGTGTGGCTTGGCACCAAGTTCCTCGATAGTGATAAAGCAAATGTCACCAACGAAATGATTTACGGAGATGACACTTCAGCCATcgtagaaaatgaaaaggaaatcaAAGCAGCAGAGAGTGAGAATTGTAGTTTGTGATTGGAAACCTACGTATCATTCAGGTTTTGACTTTTGGAGATTAAGCCCTCCTTATCCTTCAGCTATCTCCGTAAATACCTCGTTAACCGCCAACCAGTTACCGGACAATATTTCAACATCAATGTCCGTATTTTTCAGAAAAGATTAAAAGACCGTATCTTTCAAAATCCCAACAATttactaaaaataaagaaaaagggggaaaaaaattataaattattaaaattcttataaaaaaaaaatgtggaaaaattataatttacaaaGGTTTACATCGCAGCAGTG
The genomic region above belongs to Carya illinoinensis cultivar Pawnee chromosome 4, C.illinoinensisPawnee_v1, whole genome shotgun sequence and contains:
- the LOC122306976 gene encoding protein NUCLEAR FUSION DEFECTIVE 4-like isoform X1, with protein sequence MDGWRWRERLGSFFSNRWLVFVAAMWLQTFAGIGYLFGSISPVIKSSLGYNQRQVARLGVVKDLGDSVGFLAGSLCEVLPLWAALLLGALQNFVGYGWVWLVVTGRAPTLPLWAMCILIFLGTNGETYFNTVALVSCVQNFPKSRGPVVGILKGFAGLSGAILTQIYAMIHSPDHASLIFMVAVGPAMVVIALMFIVRPVGGHRQVRPTDGRSFSFIYSVCLLLAAYLMGVMLVEDLVDLNRTVITTFTVILFILILIPIAIPVSLSFCLEPRALEEQTLLPEPQKQEPDTLQQDSSELILSELEDEKPKEVDLLPASERKKRIAQLQVKLFQAAAEGAVRVKRRRGPRRGEDFTLTQALIKADFWLIFFSLLLGSGSGLTVIDNLGQMSQSLGSDNTHIFVSMISIWNFLGRIGGGYFSEIIVREHAYPRPIAMAVAQLIMAAGHFFFAMGWPGAMHVGTLLIGLGYGAHWAIVPAAASELFGLKKFGALYNFLTLANPAGSLVFSGVIASSIYDHEAEKQAHQHHHQQQNWGSIFSVMFGVDEPLKCEGAICFFLTSIIMSGLCIIAFILSLILVYRTKIVYANLYGKTSSARLI
- the LOC122306976 gene encoding protein NUCLEAR FUSION DEFECTIVE 4-like isoform X2, producing the protein MAGFGSSSLEELPLCLYGLMQMCILIFLGTNGETYFNTVALVSCVQNFPKSRGPVVGILKGFAGLSGAILTQIYAMIHSPDHASLIFMVAVGPAMVVIALMFIVRPVGGHRQVRPTDGRSFSFIYSVCLLLAAYLMGVMLVEDLVDLNRTVITTFTVILFILILIPIAIPVSLSFCLEPRALEEQTLLPEPQKQEPDTLQQDSSELILSELEDEKPKEVDLLPASERKKRIAQLQVKLFQAAAEGAVRVKRRRGPRRGEDFTLTQALIKADFWLIFFSLLLGSGSGLTVIDNLGQMSQSLGSDNTHIFVSMISIWNFLGRIGGGYFSEIIVREHAYPRPIAMAVAQLIMAAGHFFFAMGWPGAMHVGTLLIGLGYGAHWAIVPAAASELFGLKKFGALYNFLTLANPAGSLVFSGVIASSIYDHEAEKQAHQHHHQQQNWGSIFSVMFGVDEPLKCEGAICFFLTSIIMSGLCIIAFILSLILVYRTKIVYANLYGKTSSARLI